In Pedobacter sp. W3I1, one DNA window encodes the following:
- a CDS encoding alpha-L-fucosidase — protein MKPLLILFLLLSTTIYAQTPPKPYGALPSKRQLAWHDIEVYGLIHFTPTTFENKEWGFGDADPKTFNPTDFNAEQIIKAAKAGGLRGIILVAKHHDGFALWPTKTTDYNISKSPFRAGKGNLVKEVEQAVRKNGLKFGVYCSPWDRNNPLYGTDKYLAIYQAQLKELYSNFGELFMSWHDGANGGDGYYGGAKEKRSIDNTTYYDWNNTWAITRKMQPMANIFSDIGLDIRWVGNEDGHAAATSWATFTPMAPDGKSVAVPGQANYPQSPEGIRNGKFWMPAECDVPLRKGWFYHANEKPKTPETLFDLYLKSVGRGAGLDLGLAPDTRGQLHDDDVAALKTFGDMVKHTFENNLAKSASIKASNSRGKKYDVATLLDGKRESYWATQDDIHQASLEIDLKAAKTFDIISLQEYIPLGQRIEGYTIEVFENNAWKKVYDGTSIGAKRLIKLDSPVTTNKVKINITKSPVCITLSEIGLYKKAG, from the coding sequence ATGAAACCATTATTGATCCTTTTTTTACTACTTTCGACAACTATTTACGCCCAAACGCCGCCTAAACCTTATGGTGCACTACCATCAAAAAGGCAACTGGCCTGGCATGATATCGAAGTTTATGGCTTAATCCATTTTACCCCAACTACTTTCGAAAATAAAGAGTGGGGTTTTGGTGATGCTGATCCCAAAACATTTAATCCTACTGATTTTAATGCTGAACAGATTATCAAAGCAGCAAAAGCAGGCGGTTTGAGAGGTATTATTTTGGTAGCCAAACACCACGATGGATTTGCTTTATGGCCAACCAAAACGACCGATTATAATATCAGTAAAAGTCCTTTCAGAGCAGGAAAGGGAAATTTAGTTAAAGAAGTAGAACAGGCCGTACGCAAAAACGGTTTAAAGTTTGGTGTTTATTGCTCCCCTTGGGACAGGAACAATCCGCTTTATGGAACAGATAAATATCTTGCCATTTACCAGGCACAGTTAAAAGAGCTTTACAGCAATTTCGGTGAGCTTTTTATGAGCTGGCACGATGGCGCTAACGGTGGCGATGGCTATTACGGTGGTGCTAAAGAAAAACGTTCGATAGATAATACTACCTATTACGATTGGAACAATACCTGGGCAATTACGCGTAAAATGCAACCAATGGCCAATATTTTTAGCGATATCGGTTTAGATATCCGCTGGGTAGGCAATGAAGACGGACATGCCGCAGCAACCTCCTGGGCAACTTTCACACCAATGGCACCCGATGGAAAAAGTGTAGCAGTGCCCGGGCAGGCAAATTATCCGCAAAGTCCTGAAGGAATTAGAAATGGTAAATTCTGGATGCCGGCAGAATGCGATGTCCCTTTAAGAAAAGGATGGTTTTATCATGCCAACGAAAAGCCAAAAACCCCAGAAACCTTATTCGATCTGTATTTAAAAAGTGTTGGCCGTGGTGCAGGATTAGATCTGGGCTTAGCACCCGATACCCGTGGTCAACTCCATGATGATGATGTAGCCGCGCTGAAAACTTTTGGCGACATGGTTAAACATACTTTTGAAAATAACCTGGCCAAAAGCGCATCTATTAAAGCGAGCAATAGCCGGGGCAAAAAGTATGATGTCGCTACCCTGCTTGATGGTAAAAGAGAAAGCTATTGGGCCACGCAGGATGACATCCACCAGGCAAGCCTGGAAATAGATTTAAAAGCAGCTAAAACCTTTGATATCATTAGCCTGCAAGAGTACATTCCTTTGGGTCAGCGAATAGAGGGATACACTATTGAGGTATTTGAAAACAATGCCTGGAAAAAAGTTTACGATGGCACCAGCATTGGTGCAAAACGTTTAATTAAATTGGACAGTCCGGTTACAACTAATAAAGTAAAAATAAACATTACCAAATCGCCTGTTTGTATTACTTTAAGTGAAATTGGGCTATACAAAAAAGCAGGTTAA
- the fumC gene encoding class II fumarate hydratase, protein MSFRIEHDTMGEVQVPADKYWGAQTERSRNNFKIGPEGSMPKEIIHAFGYLKKAAALANTELGVLSAEKADLIAKACNEIIAGQLDDQFPLVIWQTGSGTQSNMNGNEVIANRAHVINGGSLADDKKVLHPNDDVNKSQSSNDTYPTAMHIAAYKLTVENTIPGLEKLRNTLAKKVEEFSTIVKTGRTHFMDATPLTLGQEFSGYVQQIDNSIRAIKNALVMVAELALGGTAVGTGLNTPKGYDVLVAKKIADLTGLPFVTAPNKFEALAAHDAMVELSGALKRTAVALMKVANDVRMLSSGPRCGIGEIVIPDNEPGSSIMPGKVNPTQPEALTMVCAQVIGNDVAVSVGGMSGHFELNVFKPLIAANVLQSARLIGDACVSFTDKCAEGITANLPEIEKHLQNSLMLVTALNPHVGYENAAKIAKKAHKENKTLKAAAVELGLLTNEQFDEWVRPEDMVGSLK, encoded by the coding sequence ATGAGTTTCAGAATAGAACACGATACCATGGGCGAGGTGCAGGTACCGGCCGACAAATACTGGGGTGCGCAAACCGAACGCTCACGCAATAACTTCAAAATTGGGCCCGAAGGTTCGATGCCAAAAGAAATTATCCACGCTTTTGGATACCTTAAAAAAGCAGCTGCGCTTGCCAATACGGAACTTGGTGTATTATCAGCAGAAAAAGCCGATTTAATTGCTAAAGCTTGTAATGAAATTATTGCAGGACAGTTAGATGATCAATTTCCATTGGTAATCTGGCAAACAGGTTCGGGTACACAAAGCAACATGAATGGTAACGAGGTGATTGCAAACCGTGCTCATGTAATTAACGGTGGTTCATTAGCTGATGATAAAAAAGTACTTCACCCTAATGATGATGTAAATAAATCGCAGTCATCAAACGATACTTATCCAACTGCAATGCACATTGCAGCCTATAAACTTACGGTAGAAAATACCATTCCAGGTTTAGAAAAATTAAGAAATACCCTAGCCAAAAAAGTGGAAGAATTTAGTACGATTGTTAAAACCGGCCGTACACACTTTATGGATGCTACACCACTTACTTTAGGTCAGGAATTTTCTGGTTATGTACAACAGATTGATAACAGCATCAGGGCTATTAAAAATGCTTTGGTTATGGTTGCCGAACTGGCATTAGGTGGTACCGCTGTTGGCACAGGCTTAAATACACCAAAAGGATACGATGTTTTAGTGGCTAAAAAAATTGCCGATTTAACCGGTTTACCCTTTGTTACCGCTCCAAATAAATTTGAGGCTTTAGCAGCGCACGATGCAATGGTCGAGCTTTCTGGCGCTTTAAAACGTACAGCGGTTGCCTTAATGAAAGTGGCTAACGATGTAAGGATGTTAAGTTCCGGTCCGCGTTGTGGTATTGGCGAAATTGTAATTCCTGATAACGAACCCGGATCTTCTATTATGCCAGGTAAAGTTAACCCTACGCAACCTGAGGCTTTAACAATGGTTTGTGCACAGGTAATTGGTAACGATGTTGCAGTTTCAGTGGGCGGCATGTCCGGCCATTTTGAACTTAACGTATTTAAACCGCTTATTGCAGCTAATGTATTACAGTCGGCCCGCTTAATTGGCGATGCCTGCGTTTCTTTCACTGATAAATGTGCTGAAGGAATTACAGCTAATTTGCCAGAAATTGAGAAACATTTGCAAAATTCTTTGATGCTGGTTACGGCTTTAAATCCGCACGTGGGTTACGAAAACGCCGCAAAAATTGCGAAGAAAGCACATAAAGAAAATAAAACTTTAAAAGCTGCTGCTGTAGAGTTGGGTTTATTAACCAATGAACAGTTTGATGAATGGGTTCGCCCGGAAGACATGGTTGGAAGTTTGAAATAA
- a CDS encoding bifunctional 2-polyprenyl-6-hydroxyphenol methylase/3-demethylubiquinol 3-O-methyltransferase UbiG produces MANLLTDRAFWVNYWESKKGLAVQLPSNYLFHQQLADVIQKDHVKTAIELGGFPGYYAVFLKKYFQLDVTLLDYFVHPPVVNELLEKNNLTEKDIHIIETDLFNYTPEMQYDLVLSCGLIEHFNDTADIINRHIAFVKPGGTLFITLPNFRAVNGWFQKNFDKENYDKHNIDSMDPALLKSICEQAGLTAVKSGYFGRFSVWLENESQKSASVRLFKKAVWLTGKVFTKIIPFESKNLSPYIILVAKKK; encoded by the coding sequence ATGGCAAATTTATTAACCGACAGGGCTTTTTGGGTAAATTATTGGGAAAGTAAAAAAGGGTTGGCGGTTCAGTTACCTTCAAACTATTTATTTCATCAGCAACTGGCAGATGTTATTCAGAAAGATCACGTTAAAACCGCCATCGAATTGGGTGGTTTCCCAGGTTATTATGCCGTATTCCTGAAAAAATATTTTCAGCTTGATGTTACCCTTTTAGATTATTTTGTGCATCCGCCGGTTGTTAATGAGCTTTTAGAAAAAAACAATTTAACCGAAAAGGACATCCATATCATTGAAACTGATCTCTTTAATTACACGCCCGAAATGCAGTACGATCTTGTACTAAGCTGCGGTTTAATCGAGCATTTTAACGATACTGCCGATATCATTAACCGTCATATCGCTTTCGTGAAGCCAGGAGGTACTTTGTTTATCACACTGCCAAATTTTAGGGCGGTTAACGGCTGGTTTCAGAAGAATTTCGATAAGGAAAACTACGATAAGCACAATATCGATAGCATGGATCCGGCGTTGTTGAAATCGATTTGCGAGCAGGCCGGACTTACAGCAGTAAAATCGGGTTATTTTGGCCGTTTTAGTGTGTGGTTAGAAAATGAAAGCCAGAAATCGGCAAGCGTTCGCCTGTTTAAAAAAGCTGTTTGGCTTACCGGAAAAGTATTTACAAAGATTATCCCATTCGAAAGCAAAAATCTATCACCTTATATTATATTAGTAGCGAAAAAGAAATAA
- a CDS encoding fumarate hydratase gives MSKPQLGLRLCYIFLFTLSILHVACSLRPNIQGKGEDFMQGIWNEDSVAFSNKLSNYTQHHFKFTCDSVYIDMVTRSKVNFYEDSCYNNGIWKEYAKGVYAVKGDTLFVGATFTHANYKQKISGCYRIGRYDKNFLIKKKSADTLWLESLSDQREIKLTLKEKITCVPKEL, from the coding sequence ATGAGTAAACCGCAGTTAGGATTAAGGCTTTGTTACATTTTCCTTTTTACATTATCCATTTTACATGTAGCTTGTAGTCTGCGGCCTAATATTCAGGGCAAAGGCGAAGATTTTATGCAAGGGATTTGGAATGAAGATTCCGTCGCTTTTAGTAATAAATTGAGCAACTACACACAACACCATTTCAAATTTACCTGCGATTCTGTTTATATTGATATGGTTACCCGTAGCAAAGTAAATTTTTACGAAGACTCTTGTTATAACAATGGTATTTGGAAAGAATATGCAAAAGGCGTTTATGCGGTTAAAGGTGATACCCTATTTGTTGGCGCCACCTTTACACATGCAAACTATAAACAAAAAATATCGGGATGTTACCGTATTGGCCGGTACGACAAAAACTTCCTCATCAAAAAGAAATCTGCAGACACATTATGGTTAGAAAGTTTAAGCGATCAGCGCGAAATTAAACTAACACTTAAAGAAAAAATTACCTGCGTACCAAAAGAATTATAA
- a CDS encoding intradiol ring-cleavage dioxygenase yields the protein MERKNFIRSLMIGAISTPVIIEACKKSSITDGSDTSGSGTAGTTTSTNGTCTIAPTETEGPFPTKVPTSYVRSDITDGRTGYKMTAKITIGNLNNSCNALAGAIVDIWHCDAEGNYSEYGGSGMQSTNYQSVHFLRGRQTSDANGLVTFTTIFPGWYSGRATHIHVHVYNAAGTSLNVTQIAFPEGAGTSLALVNGYSKGMTGYTYNNADNVFSDDKTGVEIATVTGTLTTGFELTFKLNVKA from the coding sequence ATGGAAAGAAAAAATTTCATCAGGAGCTTAATGATCGGGGCCATCTCGACTCCAGTAATTATCGAGGCCTGTAAAAAAAGCAGCATTACCGATGGCTCAGACACGTCGGGATCTGGTACCGCGGGAACAACGACCAGCACTAACGGAACCTGTACCATAGCACCAACTGAAACCGAAGGACCTTTCCCTACAAAAGTACCAACATCATATGTCCGCAGTGATATTACCGATGGCCGTACGGGTTATAAAATGACGGCAAAAATTACCATTGGCAACTTAAATAACAGCTGTAATGCTTTGGCAGGAGCTATAGTAGATATCTGGCATTGTGATGCAGAAGGAAATTATTCTGAATATGGAGGAAGTGGCATGCAGAGCACAAATTATCAATCGGTGCACTTTTTACGTGGTCGTCAAACAAGCGATGCAAACGGACTGGTAACTTTTACCACAATCTTTCCAGGATGGTACAGTGGCCGTGCAACACATATCCATGTGCATGTTTATAATGCAGCCGGAACTTCATTAAATGTAACACAGATTGCTTTCCCTGAAGGTGCAGGAACATCATTGGCCCTGGTAAACGGCTATAGCAAGGGTATGACGGGCTATACCTACAATAATGCCGATAATGTTTTTAGTGATGATAAAACGGGTGTAGAAATTGCAACCGTAACGGGAACATTGACAACAGGTTTCGAACTTACATTTAAACTGAACGTAAAAGCATAG
- a CDS encoding low molecular weight protein-tyrosine-phosphatase: MKILMVCLGNICRSPLAEGIMRHLADKQNLNWEIASAGTGNWHIGKAPDHRSISAAKTLGYDISKQRAQQFSHSMFAKYDLILVMDQNNLADVKNLAKSEEERKKVKLFLDNDEVTDPYWDNSLFSPVCKQVEERCMEIIKQLS; this comes from the coding sequence TTGAAAATTTTAATGGTTTGCCTTGGTAATATCTGCCGTTCGCCGCTGGCCGAGGGCATTATGCGCCACCTGGCAGATAAACAGAACTTAAACTGGGAGATTGCCTCTGCAGGAACGGGCAATTGGCATATCGGCAAAGCCCCCGACCACAGGAGTATTTCTGCAGCGAAAACCCTTGGTTACGACATCAGCAAACAGCGGGCACAACAATTTAGCCACTCTATGTTTGCTAAATACGATCTGATTTTGGTTATGGACCAGAATAATCTAGCTGATGTTAAAAACCTTGCTAAAAGCGAAGAAGAACGAAAAAAGGTTAAACTTTTTCTTGATAACGACGAAGTTACAGACCCATACTGGGATAATAGCCTGTTTAGCCCTGTTTGCAAGCAGGTTGAAGAAAGATGTATGGAAATTATCAAACAACTTTCTTAA
- a CDS encoding Smr/MutS family protein has protein sequence MKFKLGDFVRFVDEKREGYVTKIIDSQTLGVTDEDGFEIPVAVSNLTSVHGHGVVAEELDVPKPIQVNIPSINKIENGIYVAVATDDKAGNVVHFHLQNHSPNILLISLTTERKEKYAGTFHGVIESYASTLVYSASLADLDLWPEFNFQVLVFSKADVKPIDPLLIRKKFRAKDFSTEQKELPQLKNKGWLIRLDDLAPVTIDPQKLKESFFRSSEEKKTVEAPQKEIDLHIEKLRDDHHFLEADEMLQIQINHFQTAMDAAVVHHFDKIVFIHGSGNGTLRDKIHKLISKNPHVKTYMDARKEKFGYGATEVVFK, from the coding sequence ATGAAATTCAAACTGGGAGATTTTGTGCGTTTTGTTGATGAAAAACGTGAAGGTTATGTAACGAAGATTATCGATAGCCAAACTTTAGGTGTTACCGATGAAGATGGTTTCGAAATACCTGTTGCGGTGAGTAATTTAACTTCTGTGCATGGTCATGGTGTGGTAGCCGAAGAGTTGGATGTACCAAAACCCATCCAGGTAAATATCCCCAGCATTAACAAAATCGAAAACGGCATTTATGTTGCCGTTGCTACCGATGATAAAGCAGGTAATGTAGTGCATTTCCACCTGCAAAACCATTCACCAAATATTTTATTGATAAGCCTAACTACCGAGCGTAAAGAGAAATACGCAGGCACTTTTCATGGCGTAATCGAATCTTATGCCTCAACATTAGTTTATTCTGCTTCCCTGGCCGATCTTGACCTTTGGCCAGAATTTAACTTTCAGGTTTTGGTGTTCAGCAAAGCCGATGTTAAACCTATCGATCCATTGTTGATCCGTAAGAAATTTAGGGCAAAGGATTTTAGCACCGAACAAAAGGAATTGCCTCAGTTGAAAAACAAAGGATGGTTGATCCGTTTGGATGATCTTGCCCCGGTAACTATCGATCCGCAGAAATTAAAGGAAAGTTTTTTCAGATCATCGGAAGAGAAAAAAACGGTTGAAGCTCCACAAAAAGAAATCGATTTGCACATCGAGAAACTAAGAGATGACCATCATTTTTTAGAAGCTGATGAAATGTTACAGATTCAGATTAATCATTTTCAAACGGCCATGGATGCCGCAGTTGTACATCATTTCGATAAAATCGTTTTTATCCACGGTTCAGGCAACGGTACCTTAAGAGATAAAATCCATAAACTGATCAGTAAAAATCCGCATGTAAAAACATACATGGATGCGAGGAAAGAAAAATTTGGTTATGGGGCTACTGAGGTAGTTTTTAAGTAG
- a CDS encoding S1/P1 nuclease, whose amino-acid sequence MILTSIKKKLATALAVGFLAYLPIQADAWGTIGHRVVGEIADSYLKAKTRKAIQSILGYETLAMSANWGDFIKSDSTYNYMYNWHFVNLPAGLDKNGVYHFLETEKAPNLYNKIPDLIAILKKTSSTAAEKKLALRMLVHLAGDLCQPMHVARKDDLGGNRISVLWFNEKSNIHRVWDEQLIEYQQLSYTEYAKAINHPSAIQLYNWQNTSLRDCIYESFGICNKIYENTKPEAKLSYRYNFDWIDTLNEQLLKGGVRLAKMLNDIYG is encoded by the coding sequence ATGATTTTAACATCAATTAAAAAGAAATTAGCCACTGCCTTAGCTGTTGGCTTTTTAGCGTATTTACCTATTCAGGCAGATGCATGGGGTACCATCGGTCATCGTGTAGTTGGCGAAATTGCCGATAGTTATTTAAAGGCTAAAACACGCAAGGCTATTCAAAGTATTTTAGGTTACGAAACTTTGGCCATGTCGGCCAATTGGGGTGATTTTATTAAATCCGATTCTACCTATAACTATATGTATAACTGGCATTTTGTTAATCTTCCGGCTGGATTAGATAAGAATGGTGTATATCATTTTTTGGAGACTGAAAAAGCGCCAAATCTTTACAATAAAATTCCCGATTTAATTGCCATTTTAAAGAAAACAAGCAGTACTGCAGCCGAAAAAAAACTAGCCTTGCGCATGTTGGTTCACCTGGCAGGCGATTTATGTCAGCCTATGCATGTTGCCCGTAAAGATGATTTGGGCGGCAACCGCATTTCAGTATTATGGTTCAATGAAAAATCAAATATCCACAGGGTTTGGGATGAACAGCTTATCGAGTATCAACAGTTAAGTTATACAGAATATGCGAAGGCAATTAACCACCCTTCGGCAATTCAGCTATATAACTGGCAAAATACAAGTCTTAGAGATTGCATTTACGAATCGTTCGGTATCTGTAACAAAATTTATGAAAACACTAAACCAGAAGCTAAATTAAGCTATCGCTATAATTTTGATTGGATTGATACCCTTAACGAACAGTTATTAAAAGGCGGTGTGCGTTTAGCTAAAATGTTAAACGATATTTACGGCTAA
- a CDS encoding rhomboid family intramembrane serine protease, whose product MSVSWGYSPKIEKYIPLADFPADKYLIVAKQAIENLGWSLSHVSESGLIAYTPISFQSYSEEISIRIHGNFAVVKSECVGIQMLFNDYGKNDLNLEKFFHEFEYVEFHLKDVWEESLHKFHQLIATQDDQYFEKAPLATKNKIKNVLFLFFPQKGYAVTPILVLVNIFYYIALVLFSIVYLRYQFVRNGSSYDPDFIEELKRIALNFGVNQRNLVLGGEYWRLISYQFIHGSKSHLFFNMYALVYLGLMIENKLGWKKYLFIYLMSGVCGGLVSLIFHQEGVMMGASGAIMGLYGAFIALLITKSFEHKATKALLMSTLIVSLLVLVNGAFGKRVDNAAHIGGFVSGFIFTYVLNYKWDKSFEVKSWARYAVAVLLFLMFFSGVIYFNPKYGTEEYRKLRDTFNSNLGSLNGIMNLKISLPKDVKLASIKEDGIIPMERNLVVIKQMQALNLRPEDAQERAEKIKLSKASHRAVMLMYRDIKADSTYRYSKQTSTALAQVFEILYKPD is encoded by the coding sequence ATGTCTGTAAGTTGGGGTTACTCGCCTAAAATTGAAAAATATATTCCTTTAGCCGATTTTCCGGCAGATAAATATTTAATTGTTGCTAAGCAGGCAATCGAAAATCTCGGCTGGAGCCTTAGTCATGTGTCAGAAAGCGGATTAATTGCTTATACACCAATATCTTTTCAATCTTATAGCGAAGAAATATCAATCCGTATCCACGGAAATTTTGCTGTGGTAAAAAGTGAATGTGTAGGTATTCAGATGCTTTTTAACGATTATGGCAAGAACGACTTAAACCTCGAAAAATTTTTTCATGAGTTCGAATATGTAGAGTTTCATCTCAAAGATGTTTGGGAAGAAAGTTTACATAAGTTTCACCAGTTGATTGCAACTCAGGATGATCAGTATTTTGAGAAAGCACCTTTGGCAACAAAAAATAAGATCAAAAATGTATTGTTCCTGTTTTTTCCTCAAAAAGGTTATGCGGTAACGCCGATTTTGGTGCTCGTAAATATCTTTTATTATATAGCACTTGTTCTTTTCTCGATAGTATACCTAAGGTATCAATTTGTAAGAAATGGAAGCAGTTATGATCCCGATTTTATAGAAGAACTCAAAAGGATTGCATTAAATTTTGGCGTTAATCAGCGCAATTTGGTGCTGGGCGGCGAATACTGGCGTTTAATTAGCTATCAGTTTATTCACGGATCTAAATCCCATTTGTTTTTTAATATGTATGCCCTGGTTTATCTGGGTTTAATGATCGAAAATAAACTGGGCTGGAAAAAATACCTCTTTATTTATTTGATGAGTGGCGTTTGTGGCGGTTTGGTGAGTTTGATCTTTCACCAAGAAGGTGTAATGATGGGTGCATCAGGCGCTATAATGGGCTTGTACGGCGCTTTTATCGCCTTATTAATTACTAAATCTTTTGAGCATAAAGCGACCAAAGCATTATTGATGAGCACATTGATTGTTTCATTACTGGTGCTTGTAAATGGTGCATTTGGCAAAAGGGTTGATAATGCGGCGCACATTGGTGGCTTTGTTTCGGGCTTTATTTTTACCTATGTGCTTAACTATAAATGGGACAAATCTTTCGAAGTCAAAAGCTGGGCGAGATACGCTGTTGCTGTTCTTTTATTCCTTATGTTTTTTAGTGGTGTAATTTACTTTAATCCAAAGTATGGCACTGAAGAATACCGTAAATTAAGGGACACTTTTAATAGCAATTTAGGCTCACTTAACGGCATTATGAATCTCAAAATCTCTTTGCCAAAAGACGTTAAGCTAGCTTCTATTAAAGAAGATGGTATCATACCGATGGAAAGGAATCTTGTTGTAATTAAACAAATGCAGGCCTTAAATTTAAGGCCTGAGGATGCTCAGGAACGTGCTGAAAAGATAAAACTGAGTAAAGCATCCCATCGGGCCGTAATGCTAATGTATAGAGATATTAAGGCCGATAGCACCTATCGCTATAGCAAACAAACTTCTACTGCATTGGCGCAAGTTTTCGAAATCCTTTACAAACCAGATTAA
- the rsgA gene encoding ribosome small subunit-dependent GTPase A — translation MQGLVIKSTGSWYSVLADNGERYDCRIVGKFRIKGLKTTNPIAVGDRVKFDLERDSNQGLIHEMLPRKNYIIRKSINLSKQAQILAANLDMAMLVVTLASPRTSLGFIDRFLVTAEAYDVPAVLVFNKLDLFSKEGLEILQEFKDIYENIGYACYEVSALKGINIPVIQELITDKITLISGHSGVGKSSLINALLPDRDLRTGEVSDWSDKGQHTTTFAEMFELPQGGFIVDSPGIRELGVIDIEKEELGHFFREIFKTSHDCRFNNCRHVNEPGCAVLAAVNNGEIAVSRYESYLSIYHGNDTRH, via the coding sequence ATGCAGGGATTAGTTATTAAATCTACAGGGAGCTGGTATAGTGTTTTGGCCGATAATGGCGAACGCTATGATTGCCGGATTGTAGGGAAATTCAGGATTAAAGGACTTAAAACCACCAACCCGATTGCGGTTGGCGACAGGGTGAAATTTGATCTGGAACGGGATAGCAACCAAGGTTTGATACACGAAATGCTGCCACGTAAAAACTACATCATCCGCAAATCGATCAACCTAAGTAAGCAGGCACAGATATTGGCTGCAAATTTGGATATGGCCATGTTGGTGGTTACGCTAGCTTCACCTCGTACATCTCTAGGTTTTATCGATCGTTTTCTGGTTACGGCCGAGGCTTACGATGTACCTGCGGTTTTGGTGTTTAATAAACTCGATCTGTTTAGTAAAGAGGGATTGGAAATTCTTCAGGAGTTTAAAGATATATACGAGAATATCGGCTATGCCTGCTACGAAGTTTCGGCTTTAAAAGGCATTAATATTCCGGTTATCCAGGAACTGATTACCGATAAAATCACCTTGATATCTGGTCACTCGGGCGTTGGGAAATCGAGTTTGATTAACGCATTGTTGCCCGATCGTGATTTAAGAACGGGGGAGGTTTCGGACTGGAGCGATAAAGGACAGCATACCACTACTTTTGCCGAGATGTTCGAACTGCCACAGGGCGGTTTCATTGTAGATTCTCCCGGAATTAGAGAACTGGGTGTGATCGATATTGAGAAAGAAGAACTGGGGCACTTTTTTAGAGAAATATTTAAAACCTCGCACGATTGCCGCTTTAACAACTGCAGACATGTTAACGAACCAGGTTGTGCTGTTTTAGCTGCAGTAAACAATGGTGAAATTGCAGTTTCGAGATATGAAAGTTACCTGAGTATTTACCACGGAAACGATACAAGGCACTAG
- a CDS encoding ThuA domain-containing protein: MKKYLSLCLLVATVILFQSYTTVKKSAKVLVFSKTKGFRHNSIETGKDVIQKLGTEHHFEVDTTENADLFTEDNLKKYAAVIFLNTTGDVLDNKQQVAFERYIQAGGGYVGIHAATDTEYDWPWYGKLAGAYFISHPAVQEAKFIIKDKKHPSTKFLTDSIWMRKDELYNFKDINPDIKVLITLDEKSYTGGKNGDFHPFSWYHNFDGGRAFYTCMGHTKEGWADDKFQNHLWGGIEYAIGGQKKLDYSKTHSKF; encoded by the coding sequence ATGAAAAAGTACCTGTCCCTGTGTTTATTAGTTGCAACAGTAATTTTATTTCAAAGCTATACCACAGTCAAGAAATCGGCAAAGGTTTTAGTTTTCTCCAAAACCAAAGGCTTTAGGCACAACTCTATTGAAACCGGAAAAGATGTGATCCAGAAATTGGGCACCGAGCATCATTTTGAAGTAGATACCACTGAGAATGCTGATCTGTTTACAGAAGATAACCTTAAAAAATATGCCGCTGTTATTTTTCTAAATACAACAGGCGATGTATTGGATAATAAACAACAGGTGGCTTTCGAAAGATATATCCAGGCAGGTGGAGGTTATGTGGGCATCCATGCCGCAACCGATACCGAATACGATTGGCCTTGGTATGGTAAATTAGCTGGTGCTTATTTCATCAGTCACCCAGCAGTTCAGGAAGCTAAATTTATCATTAAAGATAAAAAACATCCATCCACTAAATTCCTTACCGATTCGATATGGATGAGAAAAGATGAGCTGTATAACTTTAAGGATATCAATCCTGATATTAAAGTATTGATCACCTTAGACGAGAAATCGTATACTGGTGGTAAAAACGGCGATTTCCATCCCTTTAGCTGGTACCACAATTTTGATGGCGGAAGGGCTTTCTATACTTGTATGGGCCATACTAAAGAAGGCTGGGCTGATGATAAATTCCAGAACCATTTATGGGGTGGCATCGAATATGCTATAGGCGGACAAAAGAAACTGGACTATAGTAAGACACATTCAAAATTTTAA